In the genome of Arachis stenosperma cultivar V10309 chromosome 2, arast.V10309.gnm1.PFL2, whole genome shotgun sequence, the window tttatatgtacaaattttaataaatataaatataaattatatattttttatttacaaaatttttataaatataaatataaattgttATTAATTAAGTGTGACAAAAGATAATAATATTTGATGATCATGTAGCATTATATATAATACTAAGGTAAGTATGGAATTTGAAGTAGGTATATAGAAAACGAATGATATCTTATCCAAGTTATTTACCTTTTGTCCATTGAATTTCCTTCTACTCTTATCTGATTTAGCAGCAGCCGCCCATCTAAGAATCTCTTTCATTTTTGAAATactcttcttgttcttcttattttctacGGTTTTGAAATGTTGCTCACTTCTTTCACTTGAGTTTGTTGATGATCCTTCAGTTATTGGCAAAACCTTCTTATTCCCAACATTCTgagaagcagaagaagaagaatcttcATTCTTGGTGGTTCCCACTCCTCTTGACAATTCCTCTCTCTTCATCTTCATTGAGTGAACAAAATCCCTTCTCTTATTCAAGTTCAAGGTTCTGTAAAAACAAGCTTTTGGAATATCTTTTCCACATATGAAAGCAAACGCTTTCAGTCTGATGCACCCAATCTTGCTCTCTTCaactctctttcttcttttgtatCTTCTATAATGCTTCAATGCaactatatcttttcctttacCTAAAACAAAATAGAGAAAGACATAATAATAAGCATCCTCAGTAAAAATATATGtgttatttaacttatttttaatttatattttgtattcTAATATGCATTTTATATTTAGTGCTACcttcttttaaatattaaacatGTTGTATATATGGTATGCTTTTTTACAAGTCAAATGATGCTATGTGAAAAatattacatattttttaagaGATGAAtataatttatcaaaaaatgataataaattaaaaagaaagacATTTATATGTAAAATCAGAATTCTTCATTTGCACACAAAAGCTAAATCGTATATATGAATAAGATTTGTAAGAATTGCACTTACAAGTGGTACTGGTAGCTTCTCTTTTAGTTGGAGTATCAGAAATGTTGCACTCTCCTTTTTGTTCATGGACCCTCTTAAACAATACCCATTGAAGAATCTGTTATTTATGAACCAAAAAGAGAGCTATTAGCCTAAATGAGAGTAATAAAATGCATGATTCATTCAAGATTCCACTATCATATCACATGTCAATAGATAACAAACTAAAGCATATATATTGTACCTGCATGGCTAGCTGCACTctgattatatatattaatattaaataagtGTGCCAAGGTATTTGTTGTGAGTTTAATTTGATAgtcaaaataaacaaaaaacaaCTTTGGAGATCTATCTGAGCTGTCTTATGATGCCTTTGATTCTATATGAAGACAAAGAAAATTTTGCGGTTAATTTGAGGAATATGATGGGACAACTAGGAGTTTAGTAGGGAATGGTTGGCTTATGATTCTAAGTAACATGGAGCTTATagcatattatatatattatatagtatAAAGGTGAAGCAATTGGCCTGGTGATTTAAATAAGCAA includes:
- the LOC130958133 gene encoding uncharacterized protein LOC130958133, which translates into the protein MQILQWVLFKRVHEQKGECNISDTPTKREATSTTCKGKDIVALKHYRRYKRRKRVEESKIGCIRLKAFAFICGKDIPKACFYRTLNLNKRRDFVHSMKMKREELSRGVGTTKNEDSSSSASQNVGNKKVLPITEGSSTNSSERSEQHFKTVENKKNKKSISKMKEILRWAAAAKSDKSRRKFNGQKVLEFRRDGSIKSSPVRNEDDEVGIESPKISFSLDMERCSTTYSSATSTDSYSFIENQRAHIAHSNINISVQGCGYTNNCRHENWITTDSEFVVLEL